From a single Daphnia pulex isolate KAP4 chromosome 2, ASM2113471v1 genomic region:
- the LOC124204329 gene encoding dnaJ homolog subfamily B member 6-like isoform X2 has product MGPVRKTDGASGSNGMETTKPYVRQKPQQDERSRKRLRVERDSDDDVQILEDDEIGLPSGRTSQKFAGRESTTHKEPETSGKSGRSSKNNTESKGKGLKNESQPAAEEAGPSTTMVDYYKILEIQRSASTTDIKKSYRRLALKWHPDKNPDNQEEATSRFRELSEAYEVLIDEKKRKIYDQYGKEGLLNSGRPSSGHHSHRSRGDHGAGFGGFDSFGFGSPFDFGFGFPGFAFRDPEEVFKEFFRGDPMADLMDDFFGNDPFFGGSRNRNNNNNRGQRASVSGGLSRQPNNSLASPFFSPMGFGMGGLGGPMGISNFFSMHDTMGSGVGGSEFFSTTTFGVGAGGQPVPAVKRTSTSTRVSNGKKIVTKKVVENGVETVTISENGVLKSKTINGVAQAIAY; this is encoded by the exons ATGGGTCCAGTACGGAAAACTGATGGCGCCAGCGGTAGCAACGGTATGGAAACAACTAAGCCATACGTCAGACAGAAACCGCAGCAGGATGAACGGTCTCGAAAGCGATTGCGCGTTGAGAGAGATTCTGACGACGATGTGCAAATTTTAGAAGACGACGAAATAGGCCTCCCTTCTGGTAGAACTAGCCAGAAATTTGCTGGCAGAGAATCCACTACTCATAAAGAGCCAGAAACAAGTGGGAAAAGTGGCCGTTCTTCTAAGAATAACACTGAAAGCAAAGGAAAAG GTCTGAAAAACGAAAGCCAACCAGCAGCTGAGGAGGCTGGTCCATCCACCACAATGGTAGATTACTACAAGATCCTTGAAATACAGCGCAGTGCATCAACAACTGATATCAAGAAATC GTATCGAAGACTCGCCCTGAAATGGCATCCTGACAAAAATCCTGATAACCAAGAAGAAGCCACGAGTCGTTTCCGTGAGCTATCTGAAGCATACGAAGTGTTAATTGAcgagaagaaacgaaagataTATGATCAATATGGCAAAGAAGGGCTCCTCAATTCTGGTCGACCTTCCAGCGGTCATCACAGTCACAGATCACGTGGCGATCATGGCGCTGGCTTTGGAGGTTTTGATTCCTTCGGGTTCGGTTCACCTTTCGACTTTGGTTTTGGCTTCCCCGGATTCGCTTTTAGGGATCCAGAAGAAGTTTTCAAAGAATTCTTTAGAGGTGACCCAATGGCTGATCTCATGGATGATTTCTTTGGCAATGATCCTTTCTTTGGAG GTTcgagaaatagaaacaacaacaacaatcgagGTCAAAGGGCATCCGTTAGTGGTGGATTGTCTCGTCAGCCCAACAATTCTCTCGCCAGCCCGTTTTTCTCACCAATGGGTTTCGGAATGGGCGGTCTCGGTGGTCCAATGGGCATAAGCAACTTTTTCAGTATGCACGATACCATGGGCAGTGGCGTAGGAGGATCGGAATTCTTCTCAACTACCACCTTTGGCGTTGGTGCTGGCGGTCAGCCCGTCCCTGCCGTCAAACGGACCTCTACTTCCACACGGGTTagcaacgggaaaaaaatcgTCACAAAAAA AGTCGTAGAAAATGGAGTGGAAACAGTCACGATCAGTGAAAATGGCGTACTTAAATCGAAGACTATTAACGGTGTCGCTCAGGCTATCGCATATTAA
- the LOC124204248 gene encoding DNA-directed RNA polymerase, mitochondrial-like, giving the protein MISCRKCLATLASYHLKGFQLSRTMIAIRVNCIKTTCETRNSPGHRNFSISNPNSRASIKSQDQNSDPQKIGDEEIELHEEETEESHNTYLLPNFLTEPSEGTEVLLDGVPKIVSEEKILKTNREIKSAKAQAKKAEKKLRDHLQSEDAKATAIELQKKKEIAFRLSLKSYVTMCMQQGMVYKAMLLLRNYHGEVKHFKSSEVYDAMLREASACCSWKLIKEIVTMMEEGGIPFTLESFAACFIGLGLKSERESGLEAISENLLDKMEICDLNVDDIFKTCKFLGNHRELAIKGIRLGLPDFEPEFSSTPLTYTTPLLTSLNDTHVESAIPSNVEGLLKEDNLKKLATQQLDSEMSGAVFIQSITNSNSISVDNQAISEMEKLEQEWIPVLREAIIRDMQMCKAQFEATRRKTLHIYPFLSALSTEDYVRLLTQEVQMLSGTSELFSPSMHLFCRNLGFKVIRETRIQRKKENGQLEKFQLLYEKYCQWYMNPTKDGQLCNPRQMWQQLVTQHQMEGCDLDYESIFWPHTVVLAVGQFLYNIILSNLKISDPTNTDGKPSPAFYVVYRTKGVRSLREIKPHPQLVKFYDEIRKKKLSFDSSLLPMLSPPLPWSSHKCGGYLVTDVSLVRLPAHASKQRSRLANTPPQQLYPALDALNALGSIPWRINGAILDLVIQIFNANGSKELHIPQPPSALAIPSPVAAEADGSHKVKAYRDRIAFKRQKAEMYSLWCDSLYRLSLANHFRDKVFWLPHNMDFRGRVYPCSPHLTHLSHDMARSLLFFAQGKPLGADGFNWLKLHVINLTGTKKREPISERYAYAEKIMPEILDSADNPLTGRQWWVNSDEPWQTLAACMEVANALRCPEGPEAYVCHLPIHQDGSCNGLQHYAALGRDTVGAESVNLTPADRPQDVYSNVANLVERERSKDAANNVEIAQLLAGLINRKIIKQTVMTTVYGVTRYGARLQIAKQLKELPSLTPEQVQVGSVYLADKTFQSLQDMFTSAKDIQDWFTESAKLISTVAGESVEWITPIGLPVVQSYNNNPYDEASRPNAIKQRNAFPPNFIHSLDSSHMMLTALYCQRKGITFASIHDCFWTHPCTVAEMNKICRQQFVSLHSQPILEDLSKFLVSQFAVRASGADAVDDDTPKGLARHRLNQIISEVPRRGMFDLRLVLDSVYFFS; this is encoded by the exons ATGATATCTTGTCGAAAATGTTTGGCTACACTAGCCAGTTATCACCTGAAAG gTTTCCAGTTGTCTAGAACTATGATTGCAATTCGAGTCAATTGTATCAAAACAACATGTGAAACCAGAAATAGTCCTGGCCACAGAAACTTCTCTATATCAAATCCAAATTCTAGAGCATCTATTAAAAGTCAAGATCAAAATAGTGACCCACAGAAAATAGGTGATGAAGAAATCGAACTACATGAAGAAGAGACTGAAGAAAGCCACAACACTTATTTGCTgccaaattttttaactgaaCCAAGTGAAGGAACAGAGGTTCTATTAGATGGGGTCCCAAAGATAGtatctgaagaaaaaattctaaaaacaaaCCGGGAAATCAAGTCTGCAAAAGCCCAAGCGAAAAAGGCtgagaaaaaattaagagaCCATCTTCAGAGTGAAGATGCAAAGGCAACTGCCATTgaattacaaaagaaaaaagaaattgctttCCGATTAAGTCTCAAAAGTTACGTAACCATGTGCATGCAGCAGGGTATGGTATACAAGGCCATGCTCTTGTTACGAAACTACCATGGTGAGGTAAAACATTTCAAGAGCAGTGAAGTATATGATGCTATGCTCAGAGAGGCTTCTGCGTGTTGCAGCTGGAAGCTCATTAAGGAAATTGTGACAATGATGGAGGAAGGTGGTATTCCCTTTACTTTAGAATCGTTTGCCGCTTGCTTCATCGGTTTGGGCCTAAAGTCTGAACGAGAAAGCGGCTTGGAAGCCATTTCGGAAAATCTTCTAgacaaaatggaaatttgtgATCTAAATGTAGACgatattttcaaaacttgCAAGTTCCTGGGTAATCACAGGGAACTGGCAATCAAAGGAATAAGGTTGGGTTTACCCGATTTTGAACCcgaattttcttcaactccACTAACATACACCACACCTTTGCTGACTTCCTTAAACGACACACATGTCGAGTCGGCCATTCCATCAAACGTAGAAGGACTGCTGAAAGAAGACAA CCTGAAAAAATTAGCCACCCAGCAACTGGATTCAGAAATGAGTGGTGCCGTGTTTATACAATCCATCACAAATTCAAACTCTATCTCAGTGGATAACCAGGCGATAAGCGAAATGGAAAAACTGGAGCAAGAATGGATACCAGTGTTGCGAGAAGCGATTATTCGCGATATGCAAATGTGCAAGGCCCAATTTGAAGCGACACGTCGCAAGACGTTGCACATCTACCCATTTTTGTCCGCCTTATCGACTGAAGATTACGTCCGACTGCTGACTCAAGAAGTCCAAATGCTTTCAGGCACATCCGAACTCTTCTCACCAAGTATGCACCTTTTCTGTCGCAACTTGGGTTTCAAAGTAATTAGAGAAACACGCATCCAacgcaagaaagaaaacgggcAATTGGAAAAGTTCCAACTTCTTTATGAAAAATACTGTCAGTGGTATATGAATCCGACAAAAGACGGCCAACTGTGTAACCCTAGGCAGATGTGGCAGCAACTTGTGACGCAGCATCAAATGGAAGGATGTGACTTGGACTATGAGTCAATTTTCTGGCCACATACTGTCGTCCTCGCTGTTGGTCAATTCCTCTACAATATAATCCTGAgcaacttgaaaatttccgATCCCACCAACACCGATGGGAAACCTTCACCCGCGTTCTACGTAGTTTATCGCACCAAAGGCGTCAGATCCCTAAGAGAAATCAAACCGCATCCCCAACTCGTTAAATTCTACGAC GAGATACGTAAGAAGAAATTAAGCTTCGATTCTTCTCTGTTGCCCATGCTTTCACCACCCTTGCCGTGGAGTTCGCATAAATGCGGAGGTTATTTGGTTACCGACGTTTCTCTGGTGCGTTTACCAGCGCATGCTTCCAAACAGAGATCAAGATTGGCAAACACTCCTCCTCAACAACTTTATCCCGCGCTGGATGCATTGAACGCACTTGGATCCATTCCGTGGAGAATCAACGGCGCTATTCTAGATTTGGTTATTCAGATATTCAATGCTAATGGTAGCAAAGAACTTCATATACCTCAGCCGCCATCTGCACTAGCTATACCGTCGCCTGTTGCTGCCGAAGCCGATGGATCGCACAAAGTTAAAGCTTATCGAG ATCGAATCGCCTTCAAACGACAGAAAGCGGAGATGTATAGTTTGTGGTGTGATTCCCTTTATCGCTTATCACTTGCTAATCATTTCCGAGATAAAGTTTTCTGGCTACCACATAACATGGACTTTAG AGGTCGAGTATACCCATGTTCTCCCCATCTTACGCATCTTTCCCACGATATGGCTCGATCACTGCTCTTCTTTGCCCAGGGAAAACCTTTGGGTGCTGACGGTTTCAACTGGTTAAAACTGCATGTGATAAATTTGACTGGTACGAAGAAAAGGGAGCCGATTAGTGAACGCTATGCCTATGCCGAGAAAATAATGCCGGAAATTCTCGACTCAGCCGATAATCCTTTAACG GGAAGACAATGGTGGGTCAATTCAGATGAACCGTGGCAAACCTTAGCAGCTTGTATGGAAGTCGCAAATGCATTAAGATGTCCAGAAGGACCGGAAGCTTATGTTTGTCACTTACCTATTCATCAAGACGGATCGTGTAATGGATTACAACATTATGCAGCTTTAGGGCGAGATACAGTTGGAGCCGAAAGCGTCAATTTAACACCGGCTGATAGACCACAAGACGTTTACAGCAACGTGGCCAATCTA gTTGAAAGGGAACGTTCCAAAGATGCTGCGAATAATGTTGAAATTGCTCAACTTCTTGCTGGACTGATCAATCGAAAGATCATCAAGCAAACAGTGATGACGACAGTATACGGTGTCACGCGGTACGGTGCCCGATTACAAATTGCCAAACAGCTTAAAG AACTACCGAGTCTAACACCTGAACAAGTTCAAGTTGGATCTGTTTATTTGGCtgacaaaacatttcaaagtttACAAGACATGTTTACGTCGGCTAAAGATATTCAAGACTGGTTTACTGAAAGTGCTAAATTGATTTCAACCGTCGCCGGAGAAAGTGTCGAATGGATCACTCCGATTGGGTTACCAGTTGTGCAGTCGTACAACAATAATCCTTACGACGAAGCAAG TCGACCGAATGCGATTAAACAACGCAACGCATTCCCACCAAACTTTATTCACTCCTTGGACTCGAGCCACATGATGCTAACTGCACTGTATTGCCAACGAAAAGGCATCACTTTTGCGTCCATTCACGATTGTTTCTGGACTCACCCTTGCACTGTGGCAGAAATGAATAag atCTGTCGACAACAATTCGTATCTCTCCACTCTCAGCCTATTTTGGAAGATCTTTCAAAGTTTTTGGTCTCACAGTTTGCCGTCCGAGCGAG TGGTGCCGATGCTGTTGACGATGACACGCCCAAAGGACTTGCAAGACACAGATTGAATCAAATTATAAGTGAAGTGCCTAGACGCGGTATGTTTGATTTGCGCCTTGTTCTCGACTCAGTCTACTTCTTTTCCTAA
- the LOC124204347 gene encoding solute carrier family 35 member F6-like, translated as MAWTSYQLSLAVLMVVTGSINTLSTKWADKLESENSVGDVQPFNHPFLQACTMFIGESLCLLVFTISHFAKKRKQSQANELAAVVDNPVCSFNPLIFFPPAMLDMLATSTMYVGLNLTYASSFQMLRGAVIIFTGLLSTAFLGRLLKAREWLGMLTVIMGLSVVGASDFIFGSGSSNNSINSIITGDLLIVMAQIVTASQMVWEEKFVTKHNVPALQAVGWEGIFGFVTLSLLLIPMYFLRVGPPFSSNPRMVLEDALDGFIQMRNNPMIILAMSGTVISIAFFNFAGVSVTKELSATTRMVLDSVRTLVIWSVSLSLQWQQFYWPQIIGFALLVMGMGLYNNIINASICKCRRGSDSEPLLGVNEDQSINEEEGRPSVIH; from the exons ATGGCTTGGACAAGTTATCAACTTTCACTGGCTGTTTTGATGGTTGTTACTGGTTCCATCAACACCCTCTCCACAAA ATGGGCTGATAAACTTGAATCAGAAAACAGTGTTGGAGATGTACAGCCGTTCAACCATCCTTTCTTGCAGGCATGTACTATGTTCATTGGAGAATCCCTATGTCTCCTGGTGTTTACCATTTCACATTTTgccaaaaagaggaaacag TCTCAAGCGAATGAactggctgctgttgttgacaACCCCGTTTGCAGTTTTAATCCCCTCATTTTCTTCCCACCTGCTATGCTTGACATGTTGGCAACATCGACTATGTATGTTGGACTCAATCTGACATATGCTTCCTCATTCCAAATGCTGAGAG GTGCTGTCATTATTTTCACTGGACTTTTGTCCACAGCTTTCCTAGGGAGGCTTTTAAAAGCGCGTGAATGGCTTGGAATGTTAACCGTCATCATGGGTCTGAGTGTGGTGGGCGCTTCCGATTTCATCTTTGGCTCTGGTAGCAGCAACAACTCAATCAACAGTATTATCACTGGAGATCTGCTGATTGTTATGGCGCAAATCGTTACAGCCAGCCAAATGGTATGGGAAGAGAAATTTGTTACCAAACACAATGTGCCAGCGTTGCAGGCCGTCGGCTGGGAGGGTATTTTTGGCTTTGTAACCCTGTCCCTCTTGCTTATTCCCATGTATTTCCTTCGTGTGGGACCTCCATTTAGCTCTAATCCTCGTATGGTCCTTGAAGATGCTTTGGATGGTTTCATCCAAATGCGTAATAACCCAATGATTATTCTCGCGATGTCag GTACTGTGATAAGTATcgcattttttaatttcgctgGTGTTAGCGTCACAAAGGAATTGTCAGCAACCACTCGTATGGTTCTGGATTCGGTACGAACGCTTGTTATTTGGAGCGTGAGTCTTTCTCTTCAATGGCAACAATTTTATTGGCCTCAG ATTATTGGATTTGCTTTGCTTGTGATGGGCATGGGCTTGTACAACAACATTATCAACGCTTCGATTTGCAAGTGCCGCCGCGGATCGGACTCGGAGCCACTTTTAGGGGTTAATGAAGACCAATCCATCAATGAGGAAGAAGGAAGACCTAGTGTTATCCACTAG
- the LOC124204329 gene encoding dnaJ homolog subfamily B member 6-like isoform X1, translated as MGPVRKTDGASGSNGMETTKPYVRQKPQQDERSRKRLRVERDSDDDVQILEDDEIGLPSGRTSQKFAGRESTTHKEPETSGKSGRSSKNNTESKGKGLKNESQPAAEEAGPSTTMVDYYKILEIQRSASTTDIKKSYRRLALKWHPDKNPDNQEEATSRFRELSEAYEVLIDEKKRKIYDQYGKEGLLNSGRPSSGHHSHRSRGDHGAGFGGFDSFGFGSPFDFGFGFPGFAFRDPEEVFKEFFRGDPMADLMDDFFGNDPFFGAGSRNRNNNNNRGQRASVSGGLSRQPNNSLASPFFSPMGFGMGGLGGPMGISNFFSMHDTMGSGVGGSEFFSTTTFGVGAGGQPVPAVKRTSTSTRVSNGKKIVTKKVVENGVETVTISENGVLKSKTINGVAQAIAY; from the exons ATGGGTCCAGTACGGAAAACTGATGGCGCCAGCGGTAGCAACGGTATGGAAACAACTAAGCCATACGTCAGACAGAAACCGCAGCAGGATGAACGGTCTCGAAAGCGATTGCGCGTTGAGAGAGATTCTGACGACGATGTGCAAATTTTAGAAGACGACGAAATAGGCCTCCCTTCTGGTAGAACTAGCCAGAAATTTGCTGGCAGAGAATCCACTACTCATAAAGAGCCAGAAACAAGTGGGAAAAGTGGCCGTTCTTCTAAGAATAACACTGAAAGCAAAGGAAAAG GTCTGAAAAACGAAAGCCAACCAGCAGCTGAGGAGGCTGGTCCATCCACCACAATGGTAGATTACTACAAGATCCTTGAAATACAGCGCAGTGCATCAACAACTGATATCAAGAAATC GTATCGAAGACTCGCCCTGAAATGGCATCCTGACAAAAATCCTGATAACCAAGAAGAAGCCACGAGTCGTTTCCGTGAGCTATCTGAAGCATACGAAGTGTTAATTGAcgagaagaaacgaaagataTATGATCAATATGGCAAAGAAGGGCTCCTCAATTCTGGTCGACCTTCCAGCGGTCATCACAGTCACAGATCACGTGGCGATCATGGCGCTGGCTTTGGAGGTTTTGATTCCTTCGGGTTCGGTTCACCTTTCGACTTTGGTTTTGGCTTCCCCGGATTCGCTTTTAGGGATCCAGAAGAAGTTTTCAAAGAATTCTTTAGAGGTGACCCAATGGCTGATCTCATGGATGATTTCTTTGGCAATGATCCTTTCTTTGGAG CAGGTTcgagaaatagaaacaacaacaacaatcgagGTCAAAGGGCATCCGTTAGTGGTGGATTGTCTCGTCAGCCCAACAATTCTCTCGCCAGCCCGTTTTTCTCACCAATGGGTTTCGGAATGGGCGGTCTCGGTGGTCCAATGGGCATAAGCAACTTTTTCAGTATGCACGATACCATGGGCAGTGGCGTAGGAGGATCGGAATTCTTCTCAACTACCACCTTTGGCGTTGGTGCTGGCGGTCAGCCCGTCCCTGCCGTCAAACGGACCTCTACTTCCACACGGGTTagcaacgggaaaaaaatcgTCACAAAAAA AGTCGTAGAAAATGGAGTGGAAACAGTCACGATCAGTGAAAATGGCGTACTTAAATCGAAGACTATTAACGGTGTCGCTCAGGCTATCGCATATTAA